GAAAATAACTTGTAAAATTCCCCATTGTGAATTGTTTGAATAAAACTGTTGCAAAGTTCATTTGCAATTTAATTCAAAAGTGTGGGTTAGGCTAAGGATGCGGTAGAAATAAGCCATGAGTAGTTACAGTTTTCTTTATACAAATTTTAATCGTCCATTGTTCTACCCTCGGTACACTGACGATTGTTTTGTCATTTGCGCCACCCAAGCGGAGATGGAcaaatgttttgacttgttgaaCCGACAGTCCGAACACATAAAACTTGCTAGGGAGAAACCACAGGGCAACTGGCTTCCTTTTCTGAACATCCAGGTTGGCATATCAAACGGTACGTACCAAACGAAATGGTATCGTAAGCCCAGTAATAAAAACatcttggttcattttctttctgttcatcCATTTCATATGAAGAAAGCTGTACTTAACAACATGTTCCGCGCGGCAAGAACCGTTTGTAGTGGAcgtgaggagagaaaggaatcaTTAACTTTGGCTCACGAAATTGCTGTTTCGAATGGTTATGAAGTCCGAACGTCTGAAACGAGACGATACCGAAGTGAACGAGCACGGCAAGTGGGAAACCCACCACAGATAAGATacctctctgctttccttacatCTCCGATGAAGTGAGCGCTGCCattaggcggtgtctgaggagagcagacttggatagcttcgtttcggtcgttgaaataccaccgaacaatttgaaacgtcagttagttcggaatcgtttgtacgataccatctgtaccacaccgaactgtattatttgtcccaccggtagaccaggagactgcttgagatccggggtattctacctgatttcttgcacgaactgtggcgacAAGTATatcggtgaaacggcacgaccgctgtatgtccgcatcaaagagcacgtgagcggcaagaataggttacgagaatggacacctttaggtgcccatagaacacaaaaacacgacggagccgattttgaaattagggtccaaatcttagcgcacgaaacaaaacgttggctcgaatgGAGGCATTTtagatccaagccaaaaaccctaaaatgaaccgcaagggtgaatgtctgtcgataacgcgggaactcgcgccatatctcgaatggttcgtccgaatgtgacattcgaaccattcgacctcgtgatcgatcagtcagcggtccatgctaggcgtctccgatataaggtgagcattcagtgtagtcgctaaatttgtgattgaaagtaggcgtggagtctatcagtttagttgtggagaggttggtcgtttgaattgtagattgaatatcgcccttttcaggctctgaagaaggcgatatagccgaaacgttagccaataaatttgtttaacaacctcgtttacagcttatcaaactcgataatataaattcaactatgccgaggttcattgaaagtcgaacttctCAACAAATTTTAATCCTCAAATGAGAGTCATAAAGTCGCACAAGTAGGTGCAAAATCCACTCTGTATTAGTCATAATGAATATATTTTACCATGttactattcaaaaaaaaatatgtgcgccacaaaaaaaaatcacatttgaaACGTATCACATACTGTCTAAAACAATTACGAGCAAattaacagtaaaaaaaagtacagtacGTTGGTTATAGTTTCTGGTGGTCTCTAGGAAAAGCTGATATTTCTTCAAACAATGAGAGTAAATGACAATGTAACCACGAATTATTTGTTTAGGAACGAGGTGGGTGCTAATGAAAAATCCATAGCCTCTACCAAAATGAACTGAATTGAGATCAAGACCGTGAAACAACCGATcacataggttttttttaccgCTAATTATGGTAGACGCAACCAAAATTATAAGGATACATGTAGGCTATAACCaaataactaagaaaaaaaaaactcctacaCAATAgattattcttttaaaaaaatatgtaagtaTGAGGTTATGGTACGCTGTACTTGTGGAGAAGAGCGGGCTCACTATCCTATCCTTACTAATCTGAGCCAAGCCGCTCCGTGACGAGACGTACTTCGTGACGCTGAAAGTACATAGGCCGTGTGATGTCATTGGTTGTggtcaaaaatttccatggTTCGTACGAGAGAGAATTTGAGTCGACCAGGTGTatggtaaggtcaaaacgacatggagcagggtgcaattacgtaagcggcAACGCTCGAATCGATGCGGCGGAGAGTGGGACCGAAGGAAGACCTGTGCCACCACATTCTTCGCTGCACTTCACGATGGTGAAGCTAAACCTCAATCTACCAGTCATTTACTTCTAGTTCATAATAAGAGAGCATTCACCAGAATCTATCAAATATAAAAAGGACGTGTGATGAAAATGATGTGGTATTCCATTTGAATTCTATCTACAAATACTTCCGAGGCTACGtgaagcggctgcgctggatGTGGCGCGCTAGACGgggcggttgcgatcgaggcgggaccctTCTTAGCTCCACCCGGGGTACCTGAGGCTGCCAAGAGTTCCACCTTGGTTGCAATAGTTATATACACTGTGTCGCTTATgtcgcttatgcaactgcaccgagcttcatttcgttttaacTCTACTAAACATCGTTCTCGTATCTTACCTCTTTTGAACCTTTTGCTTGATTATTGGGAAACTTCATGAAAACCAGCTGATCACTGACATTGAAACGAAATCAAGGGAAATTTCCGGTACTCTTCTAAGAACCTCTAACAGCACTTTCTCTCGTAATCTTGTTAGGAACAtgcatgcgatagtcggaaccGCTGCACCGACCCCTTTTACTTTTGGACGGTCGACGAAGGGATCCTCGTCATTTGAGCTACACCCCATGacctagacccccttcacctgaataAGCTCCGGATCCTCCAAAGTTAGGACCCGCACCTGGTTACGAACAGCCGCTGATGTTCGTTTACTGCACAAATACTTGCAACTCACACTTTCCATCTGTGCTCGCAGCACCAGATCCGATTTGCAGAACGGATAAATGGTAGCTGGAACGTAGTCAAAGTTCGATTCACTGTCGAAACGCTCTGAACGTACGAACGAAGCTTGCGAAAACTGTCGTGGTGTGCGACGCCACGCctaaaacaaaactaaaacgTCTGCAGGAAAAAACTATTccgctaagaaaaaaaagttggttaCCCGAATGAAATTGATCAATCCACGAAATGACACCTCAGCAACAGTGGAAAGACTCATGGAATCACAAtcggaagaaagaaagtggCATAGGAGCATATCGCCTACACCGTTCGatgtttcttcgtttcttaaaaaaatcacaaccAGATATGTGACATTGTAAGATGAAGTGGTTAACAGAAGTTACTCTACCCTTTAATGAAACACTGATCATCCTCGATTCGGAATGATCGAGACGCTATCTGTGAGGACAGAAAGAAACCTGGTACACAGTCAGCAGGAAAAACACATTCCTTCAGCTGAAAACtggaaactgagaaaaaagcaCAGGATTaccagaggaaaaaaatcacttttcttcttctttcttaatttattttcatttattctaaCTCGTCTCATCCTATACATCGCATCTCTTATCCGTTCTTTTTCTGCTACCATAACAGTTAAGCAAGTAAGCGCATTGTACTATAGAAGTAAATTCTAaggatttttgagaaaattgagaaaaatgaacCATAACGTACAAGCAAACTAAGGAATACAGATTATAAAGCAAGACAGTGCAATAGCGGTATCCTAGGTCCAATGGTAACTATAATAGGTGCGATAGTCGATACTCCGACATCCTTCACCTTTACACGATTAGCGAaagaccctcttcactttcgAAAGGAATCCTCATCACttaagctgcaccccatgtgctagaccccttcacttgaggacGGTCCCATTCCTCTCTACCGCATCTTTGTGGAAATGAATGGGGTGccacgggtcccacggcgtcggattggtgcgccgacgccagaaagctatagtcgagttgaaggcatcaccccacgaatctggggtggtacgggttttagGTGTGTTATGACTaaatggggtcgtagattgtagagaagagggtgattccatccttTTCTCCGTAACTGCCGAAAAAAACTGTCTATTATCTACGAAGAGTtgtattgcagcgcgccaaccttgtgcacgcgccgtttttgttacggcgattaggaagagatgaacggaatcaccctcttccccacaatctacgaccccgaacagccataacccacctgaaatccgtaccacctcagattcgtggggtgatgcctttaaatcgacCTACACTTACACTCGGGACCTCAGTGATCTCTGGCGTCAATCTGTAGCAAGCAATGGGCGCGCCTCGATCGTTACCGTCACCTCAACCGCGTCACATAGCGTAACGCCGTCTACGCAATTCCACTTCATGTTTCAGgccgttttaacccgactatagctACCAAATTAATATTCATAACTCAAGTAACGGTTGAAAATCACCCCGTACCGTACTAAATGAattgacaaataaataaatgtaataataaagaGTTTGCATAGTTTCACCTCACTATATGATGAACAGTAAAGAAGTAGCAAATGTGAGCTCTCCGCTGCAAACGACAATGAGGGATGCTTGCACAGTTTTTGCGAGATTCCTGCGTCATTTTGAGAGCTCTTGCGACAAATCAAACGCGTCACGTCAACTCATTGTGGCGTATGACTTTTCGCTCTGCACCACATTTAAAGAGAACCAATGAGAACAGCTTTAAACGACTGTAACTCGCCTTCAATAAAGGTATCGATCGAATTTGTGCAAGCAACTGTAACACTTGTTTGATGTTTGATTCGGAGAAACAAAGTGATTTGAATGTCAATGAACATTCTGCATCTATCGGTAGTACCGAAGCAGCATGAAACAACACCGGAACATCACCATCTGGTGCACTTTCCAGGATCAAACCCTTCACAGCGAGTTCCTTGAAACGACGTAACTCGTCCAATTCGGAAGAAATTATCGCGAATCGTCTGAAAAGTCCTGGATATGGACAAGGACAAAATCAGAACATGTGACAGCACATTAGAACAAGCTTCTACCTTGGTTTATCCAATGAAAATTGAGCTTTGTAGACATCGATGATGATTCCATGCTCTTCTGCTCGTAACCGAACCATCACTGGCGTCTTTCGTAGGCAGTTCCGATAATTTGTAATGAACTCATAGTTGCGTCGCTGCACAACACGAAGCGTCTTTAGGTCCTGCAACAAACACGGTATTACGGTATATTACGGTATCCGTCGCTAGCGTGAGATGAAAATTACCGAAATTGgatttgaaaaatggaaatgtcaggaaaaaaaactagcctTAGGCTCTATCAGTTGATAAACCCTAAGAAGAATGTGAGATGGGAGATCGTTCAGCATAAGAACGGCAGTATCCTGTAAAGAATAATGGAATGGCACGTTGTATTTATGTTacgttcttcatgttcatttttccttcaaaaaaaaaaaagacagtatGAGGTGGAAAGGGGTTGAGGGGAACAGCAAGGATAATCCCGTCaacattttccaaagaaaGTTCCGGGTCAGCGTTTCGCTTCAAAAATAAGGCTCCAGTAACACAACAAAAACTGTTGCTCATTGttttgtcaacaaaacaagTTAACATATCTAGGTTACAGGTGATCTTATGGTGTCATAAGGGCTGCGttcgcaaaaattttcaattttaaattctttacactttttggttttgttctGATGGTTTTCGGAGCATGGTTTTCAAGAATAGTAGGGAAAATGCGGAACAGCAATCACTAGTCCAAGAATCAGAGGTCTCGAGAGCACCTGAGGTATCATTTCACGCAACCACACAACTCTCTGCACCCATAGAAGTGACCGAATGAATCGATTTAAAGTGGATTAGTTATGAAACGACACGACAATGAAACTCGTTACGCCCGTACAGGAAATGAAATTCGAGCGAATTCCAGGCACTTTTTTTCGCACAGAAGCTCGTCACGTCATCTTGCGCCATCGAAACTACGTCCCTTTACTGTCCCCTTTTATatcagaatattttattttctcttagcAAGTATATTCGccgaatattattattttggacgccgaatgtgttcaacaagGTGACCGCTATGAGCTTTCGAAAAGTGAGGAAGACCAGGGAAGTTTCAGAATACttatgcttgaaaaaaaaacatatttgctTCATCAAAGGCTGCATAGCAGGGAATTGATGATGTTCGgatctttccacgaaaaacCGGCGTAAAAGATATAGATTTTGAGTATTGTCACCGTTTCGACCTACGCTTTTCCTTTCGTTACTTGTAAAATCTAATTATTATCACAAAAACGGTAACGAAATATATTCCGTATGTTTTTAGTTCGTCATATTGTATAGCACAGGATAATTTTGGCTTCACGAatcatttcaggaaaattcaaCACATCTATGGTGTACGAAATCACAAGAAAATCACGTCACAAAATCAAAGGTCATGTGATTGCGATTTTCTTGCATAGTGTAGCCATAAAATAGTGAGTGTATGCACCACCAGCTGACCGTAAACACTGTATGAAAGTGCAACGGACACTTTGCAACTTCAGCGCCTTGCTGCGGCCGATCAAATGGCTCGTATTGACTTTCGGGAGTAAAATTTGGCTCCATCAATGGAACGTCCCCTTTTTGATAATCTTTCGTCGTAATATGACACGGATGCGTGAGTATCCGTATCGTATTGCTATGACGGTGATCCGAAACATTTGCGAGTTCTTAATCTGATACCGAGAAATAACTGACAATTTGAGAGAGAAAAACGACTGTACTTGAACTCCTTTGCAAATCAGAGGAATTCCTCAAGTGCCGTTTTGAAATCTGAAATGGAGATAGTAATTCTACGCTGTGGATTGCATAGTCCGGATCCATCAACCCCGTGGATTTACATAAACCGCTGTGAAAAGTCCCAGCATTCTCTCTGATGAGTCACTGTGGTGTTGCTTATTttgtctttcttctcttttagaGAATGCCTTTCCACGAAACATAAAGGCAACACACCAAAAAATTGACGATAATGAGATCTctgcacgaaaaaaataggataatGGGTGTAAATTACGAACATgaacgtgtgtgtgtgtgtgtgtgtcacgctcaattcttgctaatcatcttgaaaaacggcatggaagacGGGCTTTGTGCTCGaatttcctacgaagtaccTTATAACGCGCCACCACTGCACACGTGCAGCACCTTCAAGCGAGCGtacaaaaatcaatgaggttttcTCAGCAGCTAATTCAAACGAAACTAATGAATGGGCTGCTAAAGCGGCGTTAtaagttaaaaaagaaatttgaacacGAAGGCCATCTccaacgctgtttttcaggatgaccGGGAAGAATTGAGAGTGAATCACAATAAtagtcgtaatctacacccactatcctatttttttttcgtgcagagATTTCATTATCGTCAATTTTTTGGTGTGTTGCCTTTATGTTTCGTGGAAAGGCATTCtctaaaagagaagaaagacaaAATAAGCAACACCACAGTGACTCATCAGAGAGAATGCTGGGACTTTTCACAGCGGTTTATGTAAATCCTCGGGGTTGATGGATCCGGACTATGCAATCCACAGCGTAGAATTACTATCTCCATTTCAGATTCTAAAATCACATTTGTAGAGTTTCTGTGATTTGCAAACGAGTACGTACGTAAtcgtttttccttctcaaattGTCAGTTATTTATCGGTATCAAATCAAGAACTCACAAATGTCTCGGATCACCGTCATAGCAATACGATACGGACACTCACGCATCCGTGTCATATTACGGCGAAAGATTATCAAAGAGGAGCGATTTTCATTGATGGCGCCGAATTTCACTGTGAAAAGTCAATAGGCCGGCGATATGATCCAGCACAACACGGCTGAGATGAAGCTGCAAAGTGTTCGATGCACTTTCAGACAGCAGGTCGACGGTCAGCTGGTGGTGCATACACTCACTATTTTATGGCTACACtgtgcaaaagaaaacaacaatcaCATGACTCCAAGACTTGCTACGTGTCACgagattttcatttcatttcatccacATTAGATGAGTTGAATTCGCCTGAAACGACACAAGAAGCCAGAATTATCCTGTGGTATAAAATATAACGAATTAAAAACATACGGAGTATAATTTGTTCCCGTTTTTGTGATTAATAATTAGATTTTACAagtaaagaaaggaaaagcgGTTGGAGAAAAGATAGCAacttcgcttcgagcgctcaaACAAATTTTCTAAGTGCAAAACTAACGAAAGGCGAACTGGTAGGTAACAAAGTAGGTGCGGTGAAGGTAAGTGGAGAATGCATCgttgaaacaaaaacgaagCGAGAGGATGACAAGAGGATGATGACGGAAGCAATTGTGGAGAAGTAgcgggcagaaaaaaaaacaggcagATGAATCATACATTACAAGTACAAATagagagaatgaaaagaaaaaagaagaagttgcagaaaagaaacgaaagggGAAAACGCTAAACAACACAACGAACCGATAGATCGATAAGTATAAATGTGATGAATGGTTGTTGGAGAACATCTGTTGTAAGGTAAGAGTTTGTAAACATGGGAAAAGAGTTGAAATGAGGCGAAAAAAGAGTACAGATAGAGATGTGAAGACATAAAAGTGATCAAATAAGAATACCTAGCTAATTACAtagagaattagaaaaaaaaaaccgaagttTGTCAATAGTCAACGAAGTTTTTCAGCGGAACAAGCTTTAGAAgagaataaatacaaataaaacaaataaaataataaaaacgaacaaaatataacaaaaacaaaaagcaaatgAATTAATGGTTCCAAGTTATAATAATCACCAAACGACAATTAAATgagctgaaagaaaaacacataatacaaaaataaagataaaaatatagaaaaatacaagaaaaatacaCATTATATGAATTGGAAAGATATGGATGCAAACATACACTAACATACTAGAGGCAGTGGGTCCAACGCGGAAGTGTGGCTGTTGATGTGATGTAATGTTGGGTTACGATATTTACGCCTTCCTCTTCAACATCAAACAACTTTCAGCAGTCTCATTGGTGAAAATATccgctcatttttttgtttcatgaaTAACAATGAACAACCTACGGAGATTTACGAGCAATTTCTACACGCTGTTAGATTTCAAAACAGTATTCGCTTGGATTCGCTTGGATTTTATGAGAGGTAGGTAGGTTCAATGAGACGCGTCTGCGTATCTGCGCTGGTCCATCTTTAGAAAAACCGTGAGCACCAGTGTACGgagcaaatttaaaaaatttcattgttgtAAGGTATTAAACCGGAAATTAGGTGAATAATCCCTTCGATGAGTCAGCAATGAGTCATACTAGTGGTTAATAGTTAGTCCTACATGGAACGCCtgtttccaagaatttttgtgaatatCCTCATTTCATCTAATTCGGGGAGTAGCCCTTTAAATCACAGAGAAATATCAAATTATATCAAAATAAATGTAacgaaatattaaaataacactaatatataaaaaaataagtaaaataaataaataataatgaataatatacATTTCGAACAGTATATCAGAAAGCTATTGACGACATTACGGTGGTAAATAAGGagtttgtatttttaaaaaggttAGGAGATGAAAAGAGAAGCTTCCTTATACGATTTCCATATTTCAGCGTAGCTACAGTCGGATGGGGACGATCTGAAGTCTGACGACCATTGCGTAAATAGTTCCTGTCCAGATGGGACCCTCGGAGCGCTCCGATATGTGTAAGGGTCCCATAGCGTTACCGTCTGGAACAACGATTGTGGACGAGTTTCCACGCGCACAGCCATATGTAAGCAGCGCACCGTTCAGTATGCAATATTTATACGATTTCCATATTTCAGCGTAGCTACAGTCGGATGGGGACGATCTGAAGTCTGACGACCATTGCGTAAATGGCTCCTGTCCAGATGGGACCCTCAGAGCGCTCCGAGATGTGCAAGGGTCCCATAGCGTTACCGTTAGCGCTTGTTTAGACATGACTGCGTCAAGCAGTTATGTGAAATTCTCACAGCTGCCACAAACTAATCGTTTGCGACAAATGCTGCCAGGGCAGTGCTCTTTATCAGCTTCTCCTTTGTTTTGGTCTACTGCTGGGTACGGTAAAATATGGCTGATGCATAAATACACTAAATTACATATTAATGACTGAATAAGGGGATTCTACAGTAACAGTTTtacagaaatccagaaatagttAGAAACCGGAAATTCGTCATTAATTAAATAAGCAGtgatggaaaatctggcgttCAAACAGTTCGAAAGTTAAAATGATTGTAATAAAGGTTATGAAAAGTGTAAGCAGCAACGGGGAAcgagaggagaaggaggaggaggaggaggaagcaGTTCGGCCGACTGCTGGCTTACCAGCTATCTCAGATTCACATGTGTTTCAGCACAGGGGGGAAGCTTTTGTCAACGGGCTCTGCCAACTGCCGAGTACATCATTGGAAATAGAAGAGAACAGCACAGGAAAATCGCTGAAGAGTAGCTCAGATAAAGGCGGCTAAAGATCTTTTATTAACAAAGAAGTTTATCCGCAGGGATAACGGACTAATCCCAAGGTCATTTCCACTGCAAACGTCAGATTAATTCTCGgatctttgaaaagaaaaagtcatttttCAATGGGAAAACTACGTAGAGCAAAGGGAAAAACAAAGCCCAGTTAGGTCCATGAAATACTGCCGACCCAAACAATTACGAGGATTTATGGTGCAATacgttctttgttttttcttggacTGCAAggattctatttatttaacagCAACGTCAGGATGAATAGGATGAACGAATCGAACGCTCTGCACCACCTGGTTGGATTGATCAGGGCGAAAATTTCAGTGGTCCAACATTGTGGGAAACG
This window of the Necator americanus strain Aroian chromosome III, whole genome shotgun sequence genome carries:
- a CDS encoding hypothetical protein (NECATOR_CHRIII.G12572.T2) — protein: MGPSERSDMCKGPIALPSGTTIVDEFPRAQPYVMKSVSSNGEREEKEEEEEEAVRPTAGLPAISDSHVFQHRGEAFVNGLCQLPSTSLEIEENSTGKSLKSSSDKGG
- a CDS encoding hypothetical protein (NECATOR_CHRIII.G12572.T1) yields the protein MKSVSSNGEREEKEEEEEEAVRPTAGLPAISDSHVFQHRGEAFVNGLCQLPSTSLEIEENSTGKSLKSSSDKGG
- a CDS encoding hypothetical protein (NECATOR_CHRIII.G12571.T1) gives rise to the protein MLNDLPSHILLRVYQLIEPKDLKTLRVVQRRNYEFITNYRNCLRKTPVMVRLRAEEHGIIIDVYKAQFSLDKPRRFAIISSELDELRRFKELAVKGLILESAPDGDVPVLFHAASVLPIDAECSLTFKSLCFSESNIKQVLQLLAQIRSIPLLKLKECVFPADCVPGFFLSSQIASRSFRIEDDQCFIKGNEETSNGVGDMLLCHFLSSDCDSMSLSTVAEVSFRGLINFIRAWRRTPRQFSQASFVRSERFDSESNFDYVPATIYPFCKSDLVLRAQMESRHEVRLVTERLGSD
- a CDS encoding hypothetical protein (NECATOR_CHRIII.G12570.T1) is translated as MKKAVLNNMFRAARTVCSGREERKESLTLAHEIAVSNGYEVRTSETRRYRSERARQVGNPPQIRYLSAFLTSPMK
- a CDS encoding hypothetical protein (NECATOR_CHRIII.G12571.T2) → MEPNFTPESQYEPFDRPQQGAEVAKCPLHFHTVFTDTAVLMLNDLPSHILLRVYQLIEPKDLKTLRVVQRRNYEFITNYRNCLRKTPVMVRLRAEEHGIIIDVYKAQFSLDKPRRFAIISSELDELRRFKELAVKGLILESAPDGDVPVLFHAASVLPIDAECSLTFKSLCFSESNIKQVLQLLAQIRSIPLLKLKECVFPADCVPGFFLSSQIASRSFRIEDDQCFIKGNEETSNGVGDMLLCHFLSSDCDSMSLSTVAEVSFRGLINFIRAWRRTPRQFSQASFVRSERFDSESNFDYVPATIYPFCKSDLVLRAQMESRHEVRLVTERLGSD